One Suncus etruscus isolate mSunEtr1 chromosome 13, mSunEtr1.pri.cur, whole genome shotgun sequence genomic region harbors:
- the NIT2 gene encoding omega-amidase NIT2, with product FIHQVVFFFSAFRLALIQLQVSSIKSNNLIRACDLIREAATRGAKIVSLPECFNSPYGTKYFPEYAEKIPGESTQKLSEIAKECNIYLIGGSIPEEDAGKLYNTCAVFGPDGNLLVKHRKIHLFDIDVPGKITFQESKTLSPGDSFSTFDTPYCRVGLGICYDIRFAELAQIYAQRDCQLLVYPGAFNLTTGPAHWELLQRGRAVDNQVYVATASPARDDRASYVAWGHSTVVSPWGEVLAKAGTEETIVYSDIDLKKLSEIRQQIPIYSQKRSDLYAVEAKKP from the exons TTCATCCATCaagttgtctttttcttttcagccTTCCGCTTGGCCCTCATCCAGCTTCAGGTTTCTTCCATAAAATCAAATAACCTTATTCGAGCTTGTGACCTTATCCGGGAGGCAGCAACTCGAGGAGCCAAGATCGTTTCTTTGCCC GAATGTTTTAATTCTCCATATGGCACAAAATATTTTCCTGAGTATGCAGAAAAAATTCCTGGTGAATCAACACAGAAGCTTTCAGAAATAGCAAAGGAGTGCAACATATATCTCATAGGAG GTTCCATTCCTGAAGAAGATGCTGGGAAATTATATAACACCTGTGCTGTGTTTGGACCAGATGGAAATTTATTGGTAAAGCATAGAAAG ATCCATTTGTTTGACATTGACGTTCCTGGGAAAATTACATTTCAAGAATCTAAAACACTGAGTCCTGGTGATAGTTTCTCCACATTTGATACTC CTTACTGCAGAGTGGGCCTGGGCATCTGCTATGATATACGCTTTGCAGAACTTGCACAAATTTATGCACAGAGAG ACTGTCAGCTGTTGGTGTATCCTGGAGCTTTTAATCTGACCACTGGACCAGCCCATTGGGAATTGCTCCAGAGAGGCCG GGCTGTTGATAATCAGGTATATGTGGCCACAGCTTCTCCTGCCCGGGATGACAGAGCTTCCTACGTTGCCTGGGGACATAGCACTGTGGTGTCTCCTTG GGGAGAGGTCCTTGCCAAGGCTGGCACCGAAGAAACAATTGTGTATTCAGACATAG ATCTGAAGAAGTTGTCTGAAATTCGCCAGCAAATTCCCATTTATAGCCAGAAGCGCTCAGACCTCTACGCAGTGGAGGCAAAAAAACCCTAA